The following coding sequences are from one Paenibacillus sp. JDR-2 window:
- a CDS encoding metal ABC transporter permease: MEMLHYDFMQRAFFAGGIIALIASALGVYLLLRRQALMADMLSHVSLAGVAAGTYLGINPSLSGFIVAVIGAIAVEYVRKAYKTYSELSVAIIMVGGLSLSVILMTMNKTVNKSFSSYLFGSVVAVNRTELMIMLAAALIGALFFFLLRRPLYIVSFDEESARTSGIPVQWISFGFSIVTGMIVAAAMPIVGVLLVSALIILPAALSVRISSSFTAAILISMGIGLTGTFTGLTASYELSTPPGGTIAFVLLLFLAAGLGLKKLFALGSKRSSRMVIRPEIPVSRRHRAADNEHWS, from the coding sequence CTGGAAATGCTGCACTACGACTTCATGCAGCGGGCATTTTTCGCCGGCGGAATCATTGCATTAATTGCTTCGGCGCTTGGCGTTTATTTGCTTCTGAGAAGGCAGGCCTTAATGGCCGACATGCTCTCGCATGTTTCGTTGGCGGGAGTGGCTGCAGGTACATACCTTGGGATTAATCCATCCCTATCGGGATTTATCGTAGCTGTCATCGGCGCAATTGCGGTGGAATACGTCCGTAAAGCCTATAAAACGTATAGCGAGCTTTCCGTAGCCATTATTATGGTCGGCGGCCTCTCGTTGTCTGTTATTCTGATGACCATGAATAAGACGGTTAACAAAAGCTTCTCCTCTTATTTGTTTGGCTCCGTAGTTGCCGTCAACCGGACGGAACTTATGATTATGCTCGCAGCTGCATTAATTGGCGCTTTGTTTTTCTTCCTGCTGCGAAGACCGCTCTATATTGTTTCCTTCGACGAAGAATCGGCTAGAACAAGCGGAATACCCGTTCAGTGGATTTCCTTTGGATTCAGCATCGTAACAGGCATGATCGTAGCCGCAGCAATGCCGATTGTAGGCGTGCTGCTCGTGTCCGCTCTTATTATTTTGCCGGCAGCTCTGTCCGTCCGAATCTCGTCAAGCTTCACCGCGGCGATCCTTATATCGATGGGAATCGGCTTAACCGGTACGTTTACGGGCTTAACCGCGTCCTACGAGTTAAGTACGCCCCCCGGAGGCACGATTGCTTTTGTTCTTCTGCTGTTTTTAGCGGCAGGCTTAGGCCTGAAAAAGCTTTTTGCGCTTGGATCAAAGAGATCCAGCAGGATGGTTATCCGACCGGAAATCCCCGTATCCCGACGCCACAGAGCAGCGGATAACGAACATTGGTCTTAG
- a CDS encoding metal ABC transporter substrate-binding protein, whose protein sequence is MKSWLKKSIVLGAGLSLILAGCGNQAKETTSSDGKLKVVTTFYPMYEFSKQVAGDHADVVALIPSGSEPHDWEPSAKDMAAIKDADVFVYNGIVEGWVDSALSSAANEQRVVVEASKGISLMEGEEHEHGEEEEHSHEEESHLDPHVWLDPVLAQQEVRAIQAALEQADPGNKEDYKKNADQYVAKLQELDLAFKDALTNAKHKEFVTQHAAFGYLAKQYGLTQIPISGLSPEQEPSPDEMAEVVEFAKEHQVQTIFFETLVDPKVAQVVADEIGAATDVLNPLEGLAAEDIKNNLDYIGIMTNNLEALKKALNE, encoded by the coding sequence ATGAAATCCTGGTTGAAAAAATCGATTGTACTTGGAGCAGGATTGTCTTTAATCCTGGCCGGATGCGGCAATCAAGCGAAAGAGACGACAAGTTCGGATGGCAAGCTGAAGGTGGTTACAACCTTTTATCCGATGTATGAATTCAGCAAGCAGGTTGCAGGTGACCATGCGGATGTTGTAGCTCTGATTCCTTCCGGATCTGAGCCGCATGACTGGGAACCAAGCGCAAAAGATATGGCTGCCATTAAAGACGCGGATGTGTTTGTCTATAACGGTATCGTTGAAGGCTGGGTTGACAGTGCCTTATCCAGTGCAGCGAACGAGCAGCGTGTAGTTGTGGAAGCGAGCAAAGGCATTTCATTGATGGAGGGAGAAGAGCACGAGCATGGCGAAGAGGAGGAGCATTCTCATGAAGAAGAATCGCATCTGGATCCCCATGTTTGGCTTGATCCGGTACTTGCCCAGCAAGAGGTAAGGGCGATCCAGGCCGCATTGGAGCAGGCGGATCCCGGCAACAAGGAGGATTACAAGAAAAATGCGGATCAATATGTCGCGAAGTTACAAGAGCTGGATCTTGCCTTCAAGGATGCGTTAACAAACGCCAAGCATAAAGAATTTGTCACCCAGCATGCGGCATTTGGTTATTTGGCTAAGCAATACGGACTCACTCAAATTCCGATTTCCGGATTATCGCCGGAGCAAGAGCCTTCTCCGGATGAAATGGCGGAGGTTGTTGAATTCGCGAAGGAGCATCAGGTTCAGACGATTTTCTTCGAAACGCTTGTTGATCCAAAGGTCGCGCAAGTTGTAGCAGACGAGATAGGCGCGGCAACGGATGTACTTAACCCGCTGGAAGGATTGGCCGCGGAAGATATCAAGAATAACCTGGACTACATCGGCATCATGACCAATAATCTTGAAGCATTAAAGAAAGCACTCAACGAATAA
- a CDS encoding metal ABC transporter ATP-binding protein, whose product MLLASLQDVTFGYGDVPCLEMANIEVHSGEFIAVTGQNGASKSTLLKLALQLLHPWQGKVSLSPINVNGDKLAVAYVPQQIAAFNSGFPSQVTEFVRSGLYSQSRNWLRKLSQEAKQAADEAMKSMGVWELRNRRIGELSGGQKQRICIARALAMSPDMFVLDEPTTGMDKESRRDFYQLMREQIDQYGKTVVIVTHNLSEMDGMLDRIISLERREEGGWKCCTTTSCSGHFSPAESLH is encoded by the coding sequence TTGCTGCTTGCCTCTCTTCAGGATGTGACCTTCGGGTACGGAGATGTTCCTTGTCTGGAAATGGCGAACATCGAGGTTCACTCGGGAGAATTCATTGCGGTTACCGGTCAGAACGGTGCCTCCAAATCTACTTTGCTTAAGCTTGCTTTACAGCTGCTTCACCCTTGGCAAGGGAAGGTGAGCTTATCGCCAATAAACGTTAACGGCGACAAGCTTGCTGTGGCGTATGTGCCGCAGCAGATAGCCGCATTTAACAGCGGGTTCCCTAGTCAAGTGACCGAGTTTGTACGTTCCGGCCTTTACTCGCAAAGCCGGAATTGGCTCAGAAAGCTAAGCCAGGAGGCCAAACAAGCCGCGGATGAAGCGATGAAAAGCATGGGCGTATGGGAGCTCCGCAATCGCCGGATCGGAGAGCTTTCGGGCGGACAAAAGCAAAGAATTTGTATCGCCAGGGCACTCGCTATGTCACCTGATATGTTTGTTCTCGATGAGCCGACAACCGGTATGGACAAAGAAAGCCGGAGAGATTTCTATCAGCTAATGCGTGAGCAAATCGATCAGTATGGCAAGACGGTCGTAATTGTGACCCATAACCTGTCTGAGATGGACGGCATGCTGGACCGGATTATCTCCCTTGAGAGAAGAGAGGAAGGTGGCTGGAAATGCTGCACTACGACTTCATGCAGCGGGCATTTTTCGCCGGCGGAATCATTGCATTAA
- a CDS encoding MDR family MFS transporter — translation MAANKKSNVGLVIAGLLLSILMASMDNTIVATAMGNIVAELGGLDKFVWVTSAYMVAEMAGMPIFGKLSDMYGRKRFFLFGIIMFMAGSVLCGTASSITELALFRAVQGIGAGAMMPVAFTIMFDAVPLESRGKMGGMFGAVFGMSSIFGPLIGAYITDNFAWEWVFYINLPLGIIALCMIGFFYKESMEHSKQPIDWYGAATLIGAIVCLMFALELGGKTYAWDSVQILGMFAGFVVLLITFLIVETKVKEPIISYALFKNRLYSTSILSALFSGAAFIVASVFIPIFIQGVLGGSATNSGLVLLPMMLGTVVTATSGGFLMTKIPYRNIMVATFIILVIGSILTTTLTADSSRLIVTIYMVLIGLGIGASFSVLGNTAIHGLPARQRGTASSTLNFIRSLGMTIGITIYGIVQSNLFTSKMTDAFAAGGQAAPEGGMQFKDPREILTPEARDQIPTEVLDKIIHSLADSIVGTFAWAIIPAVLALIVSFFMGRSKLDPNADMEQQSYGGH, via the coding sequence GTGGCAGCAAACAAAAAGAGCAACGTAGGGCTTGTCATCGCTGGTCTGTTGCTTAGTATTCTGATGGCGTCGATGGACAATACGATCGTCGCTACGGCGATGGGGAATATCGTCGCCGAACTAGGCGGACTTGACAAGTTCGTATGGGTTACTTCCGCGTATATGGTAGCGGAAATGGCAGGGATGCCGATCTTCGGCAAGCTGTCCGACATGTATGGCCGGAAAAGGTTCTTCCTTTTTGGCATCATTATGTTCATGGCGGGTTCCGTATTATGCGGAACAGCCAGTTCGATTACCGAGCTTGCTCTATTCCGCGCGGTTCAGGGGATCGGGGCAGGGGCTATGATGCCCGTTGCCTTTACGATTATGTTTGACGCCGTGCCTTTGGAAAGCCGGGGTAAAATGGGCGGCATGTTCGGAGCGGTATTCGGGATGTCTTCCATCTTCGGGCCGCTGATCGGCGCGTATATTACGGACAATTTTGCATGGGAATGGGTATTCTACATCAATCTCCCGCTTGGCATTATCGCGCTTTGCATGATTGGTTTCTTCTATAAGGAATCGATGGAGCATTCGAAGCAGCCAATCGACTGGTATGGAGCGGCCACCTTAATTGGCGCCATTGTCTGCCTGATGTTCGCGCTTGAGCTTGGCGGCAAGACATACGCATGGGATTCCGTTCAAATTCTTGGCATGTTTGCAGGATTTGTCGTCCTGCTAATTACATTCCTGATTGTAGAGACAAAGGTTAAAGAGCCAATTATCTCTTACGCACTTTTTAAGAACCGTTTGTATTCGACCAGTATCTTAAGCGCATTATTCAGCGGCGCAGCGTTTATTGTCGCTTCCGTATTTATCCCAATCTTTATCCAAGGGGTACTCGGCGGTTCGGCAACGAACTCGGGACTTGTTTTGCTGCCGATGATGCTTGGTACGGTAGTAACCGCTACTTCCGGCGGTTTCTTGATGACTAAGATTCCTTATCGCAATATTATGGTGGCAACGTTTATTATCCTGGTAATCGGTTCGATTCTGACAACTACGCTTACAGCAGATTCATCCCGACTTATCGTGACCATCTATATGGTTCTAATTGGTCTTGGCATTGGCGCATCCTTCTCGGTGCTTGGCAATACAGCCATTCATGGATTGCCTGCCAGACAGCGGGGGACAGCAAGCTCGACGCTTAACTTCATTCGTTCGCTTGGTATGACAATCGGCATCACGATTTACGGGATTGTACAAAGTAATCTGTTTACCAGCAAAATGACCGATGCCTTTGCAGCCGGCGGTCAAGCTGCTCCGGAAGGCGGCATGCAATTCAAAGATCCGCGCGAGATTCTGACTCCGGAAGCTCGGGATCAAATTCCGACTGAAGTATTGGACAAAATCATCCATTCCTTGGCTGATTCGATCGTAGGAACTTTCGCATGGGCGATTATTCCTGCCGTGCTCGCTTTGATTGTTTCGTTCTTCATGGGTCGCAGTAAGCTTGATCCAAATGCGGACATGGAACAGCAAAGCTATGGCGGACATTAA
- a CDS encoding cysteine hydrolase family protein, with product MTKLALRLEHKNAAVIVVDVQNDYCHPEGAIAKTGIDVSAAGKMIPELQALLDSAREHGVPVIFLQTNHEKATDSEVWVSRFEDGVNPICHTGSWGAEFFSVSPAETDIIVKKHRYSGFIHTRLESVLQTLKIETLIMTGVSTNLCVESTARDGFMRDYHIILMKDACAAFSQEEHDMTVKTVDTYFGMAASTTDVISYWKHHANRTPQLQS from the coding sequence ATGACGAAATTAGCTTTAAGACTTGAGCATAAAAATGCTGCCGTTATTGTTGTGGATGTACAAAACGATTACTGCCACCCTGAGGGAGCGATTGCCAAGACCGGTATTGACGTGAGCGCCGCAGGCAAAATGATCCCCGAATTGCAAGCTTTATTGGACTCTGCCCGGGAGCATGGAGTCCCCGTCATCTTCCTCCAGACGAATCACGAGAAAGCTACGGACTCCGAAGTATGGGTATCACGCTTCGAGGATGGCGTTAATCCGATTTGCCATACCGGCAGCTGGGGTGCCGAGTTTTTCTCCGTCTCTCCTGCCGAGACAGACATCATCGTAAAAAAGCACCGTTACAGCGGCTTTATCCATACCCGCCTGGAATCTGTACTGCAGACTTTAAAGATTGAAACTCTTATCATGACGGGTGTAAGTACAAATCTTTGCGTTGAATCCACCGCAAGAGACGGGTTTATGAGGGATTATCATATCATTCTTATGAAAGATGCCTGCGCTGCCTTTTCCCAGGAAGAGCATGATATGACGGTTAAGACTGTGGATACCTATTTCGGAATGGCTGCGAGTACAACAGATGTGATTTCCTATTGGAAGCATCACGCCAATCGAACGCCGCAGCTGCAAAGCTAA
- a CDS encoding sialidase family protein: MTNIPVTNDSLSQQEPSITINSLNNLTVIVTSSSIATGTSRINVYVSQDGGFTYPSSMTLPLPSGFTTQGNAVGAYGYRNNFMITCTQLNIGPVRDSSISVYTSTDNGVTFSGPVITCEGFDVQIYNDKPWIHIDNSNGSPYVGIVHIAFTRYYDNFASSAQLYQRSLDNGQTWSIPILLTNQTVGSAGFGTNVAVGPTGQVYVAWAQYSPGNSQFLLRRSDDGGLTFNPTVNVSNISLVPSPLPVTTWAFRVLTSAFLAVDLSPNQGQGIVYAVWQDYRTGYSHIYLSRSTDQGNSWSVPIQVDDSPLETQNFYPNISVSRTTGLIQIVYYTNRVNSSLLDVYGTTSGNAGASFAVNTRLSAASFDPNADPSYGVPCRSLGDYIDVSFSYPDRPTTVWTGMINNVQNIISNI, encoded by the coding sequence ATGACTAATATACCTGTTACCAACGACTCCCTTTCACAACAGGAACCTTCCATAACGATTAACAGCTTAAACAATCTGACTGTCATTGTCACTTCCAGCAGCATTGCTACAGGAACGTCCAGAATTAATGTTTACGTATCGCAAGACGGTGGATTTACTTACCCCTCTTCGATGACGCTTCCGCTTCCAAGCGGCTTTACTACTCAGGGCAATGCGGTTGGAGCTTATGGATACCGGAATAACTTTATGATTACATGTACCCAGCTCAATATCGGTCCTGTCAGAGACTCTTCCATTTCGGTCTATACCTCAACGGATAACGGAGTCACATTTTCCGGTCCTGTAATCACTTGCGAAGGCTTTGATGTACAAATCTATAACGACAAACCTTGGATCCATATTGATAATTCGAATGGCAGCCCGTATGTTGGAATCGTCCACATCGCTTTTACGCGCTATTACGATAATTTTGCCTCCTCCGCACAGCTGTATCAACGTTCCTTGGATAATGGGCAAACCTGGTCGATTCCGATTTTGCTAACGAATCAAACAGTTGGAAGCGCAGGTTTTGGCACCAACGTAGCCGTTGGACCAACCGGTCAAGTCTATGTAGCTTGGGCGCAGTACAGCCCTGGAAATTCGCAGTTCCTGCTTCGCCGTTCTGATGACGGAGGTTTAACATTTAATCCTACTGTTAACGTATCCAATATATCTCTTGTTCCTAGCCCTCTTCCTGTAACGACTTGGGCATTTCGGGTACTTACCAGCGCTTTTTTGGCCGTAGATCTTTCACCGAATCAGGGTCAAGGCATTGTATACGCGGTTTGGCAGGATTACAGAACCGGATATTCCCATATTTATCTATCCAGATCTACAGATCAAGGAAACTCCTGGTCCGTACCGATTCAGGTTGATGACAGTCCGCTGGAGACCCAGAATTTTTACCCCAATATTTCGGTATCCCGTACGACAGGACTTATTCAAATCGTCTACTATACCAATCGTGTTAATTCCAGCCTCTTAGATGTATATGGTACTACTTCGGGTAATGCCGGTGCTAGTTTTGCAGTAAATACAAGGCTCTCTGCAGCATCATTTGATCCTAACGCGGATCCTAGTTACGGAGTACCCTGCCGATCATTGGGTGATTATATCGACGTAAGCTTTTCCTACCCGGATCGTCCTACTACGGTATGGACCGGAATGATTAATAACGTTCAAAATATTATATCGAATATATAA
- a CDS encoding tyrosine-type recombinase/integrase yields the protein MKKQHELEDLYGKLTQAFRIWMKQAGYTDTTQKEYMREAYAYLESLEGAAAEQAGKMHVISFLISKQRGAGDRARNRTLSAIRSFYTALIDFEMATRNPAMEVKKSKTEKNKKPVYLEEDELASSLSCIEGRYRARNVAIFLLMSYCGLRVGEVHRLNRSDFNPVRGTIEVFGKGRKWNEIPVPEELAAVLSEVAQDRITPYKEQEDAFFVSQKGRRLSIRQIQKIAGQTFEAFKSINPHAANKKLSCHKLRHTFATILLKNGVDIRVVKELLGHASIETTMIYTHVNDDQKKEAMATIRLPVNL from the coding sequence TTGAAAAAGCAGCATGAATTGGAAGATTTGTACGGTAAGCTCACTCAAGCCTTTCGTATCTGGATGAAGCAAGCCGGATATACGGATACCACGCAAAAAGAATATATGAGAGAGGCGTATGCCTATTTGGAATCTCTCGAAGGGGCAGCCGCCGAACAAGCCGGGAAGATGCATGTTATTTCGTTTCTTATTTCGAAGCAGCGGGGAGCAGGGGACCGTGCGCGGAACCGAACATTATCGGCGATCCGATCCTTCTATACGGCGTTGATCGATTTCGAAATGGCCACCCGTAATCCCGCAATGGAAGTCAAGAAATCGAAGACGGAGAAAAACAAGAAGCCGGTCTACCTGGAGGAGGATGAACTCGCGTCAAGCTTGTCCTGTATAGAAGGGAGATATCGTGCACGTAATGTAGCCATTTTTCTGTTGATGAGCTATTGCGGTCTTCGTGTTGGCGAGGTTCACCGTTTGAACCGGAGCGACTTTAACCCGGTGAGAGGCACGATTGAGGTATTTGGTAAAGGGCGTAAGTGGAATGAGATCCCGGTGCCGGAAGAGCTGGCTGCCGTTCTTTCGGAAGTTGCGCAGGACCGCATCACGCCTTACAAAGAGCAGGAGGATGCTTTCTTTGTCTCGCAGAAGGGAAGAAGACTGTCGATCCGGCAAATCCAGAAGATTGCCGGTCAAACCTTTGAAGCCTTCAAAAGCATCAATCCCCATGCGGCGAATAAAAAGCTCTCCTGTCATAAATTACGCCATACCTTTGCTACTATTCTACTGAAGAATGGAGTAGATATCCGTGTAGTCAAGGAGCTGCTTGGGCATGCATCCATTGAAACAACGATGATCTACACCCACGTGAACGATGATCAGAAGAAGGAAGCGATGGCGACGATCCGACTGCCGGTAAACCTTTAG